The following proteins are co-located in the Palaemon carinicauda isolate YSFRI2023 chromosome 3, ASM3689809v2, whole genome shotgun sequence genome:
- the Pdi gene encoding protein disulfide-isomerase isoform X2, whose translation MKTLSAVLLLASCLALSYTEEIKKDEGVLVLTKGNFKTALEENEFVLVEFYAPWCGHCKALAPEYVKAAAKLVEKGSDIKLAKVDATEETELSEEHGVRGYPTLKFFRNGKPIDYGGGRQADDIVNWLLKKTGPPAKALATVDEAKAFIEDNPVVVVGFFKDQNSPGAKQFLAAASATDDHPFGITSEDVLFTDYEASDESIILFKNFDEGKNVYEGEITEDGVTQFVTANSLPLVVDFNHETASKIFGGEIKSHLLIFLSKEAGHYDTHMEAAMAAAKGFKGQVLFVTINTDEEDHSRILEFFGMKKEEVPGLRIIKLEEDMAKYKPDTYDLSESGLTSFVQSFLDGKLKQHLLSQDVPEDWDKEPVKVLVSSNFDEVVFDKSKDVLVEFYAPWCGHCKQLAPIFDQLGEKFKEHDSILIGKMDATANELEHTKIQSFPTLKLYKKETNEVVDYNGARTLEALTDFLEGKSADEQDDEEVDEEGDVPAKDEL comes from the exons ATGAAGACGTTGAGTGCGGTTCTCTTGTTGGCCTCTTGCCTCGCCCTTTCGTACACAGAAGAGATCAAGAAAGATGAAGGGGTTTTAGTGTTAACCAAAGGCAACTTCAAGACCGCCCTCGAGGAGAACGAGTTCGTCCTGGTCGAATTCT ATGCACCTTGGTGTGGACACTGTAAGGCTCTGGCTCCAGAGTACGTTAAGGCTGCCGCAAAACTTGTAGAGAAGGGCTCTGACATTAAACTTGCCAAGGTTGATGCTACAGAGGAAACCGAATTATCCGAAGAACACGGTGTAAGAGGTTACCCCACTCTGAAGTTCTTCCGCAACGGCAAGCCCATCGACTATGGCGGTGGACGTCAAGCCGATGACATCGTGAACTGGCTCCTCAAGAAGACCGGCCCACCAGCCAAAGCTCTGGCtacagttgatgaagctaaagccTTCATTGAAGATAACCCCGTTGTTGTTGTTGGGTTCTTCAAGGACCAGAACTCTCCTGGAGCCAAGCAGTTCTTGGCTGCTGCCTCCGCCACCGACGACCATCCCTTCGGAATCACAAGCGAAGATGTCTTGTTCACCGATTACGAAGCATCGGacgaaagcatcatcctcttcaaGAACTTCGACGAGGGAAAGAACGTTTACGAGGGAGAGATTACCGAGGATGGAGTGACTCAGTTTGTGACAGCCAACTCTCTGCCTTTGGTTGTGGACTTCAATCATGAAACTGCCTCAAAGATCTTTGGAGGAGAAATCAAATCCCACCTGTTGATCTTCCTTTCAAAGGAGGCTGGACACTATGACACACACATGGAAGCTGCCATGGCTGCTGCTAAGGGTTTCAAGGGGCAGGTTCTCTTTGTTACCATTAACACCGATGAGGAAGATCACTCTCGCATATTGGAATTCTTCGGCATGAAGAAGGAAGAG GTACCAGGCCTTCGTATTATCAAGCTCGAAGAAGATATGGCCAAGTATAAGCCTGACACTTATGACTTGAGTGAATCTGGCCTGACCAGCTTTGTCCAAAGCTTTTtggatggcaagcttaaacagcaCCTCCTTTCTCAAGACGTCCCAGAGGATTGGGACAAGGAACCAGTGAAG GTGCTGGTATCTTCCAACTTTGATGAAGTTGTATTCGACAAATCCAAGGACGTGCTAGTCGAGTTCTATGCTCCCTGGTGTGGCCACTGCAAACAGTTGGCCCCCATTTTCGATCAGTTGGGAGAGAAATTCAAAGAGCACGATTCTATATTAATCGGTAAAATGGATGCTACAGCCAACGAGTTGGAGCATACTAAGATCCAGTCATTCCCAACCCTTAAGTTGTACAAGAAAGAAACTAACGAA GTGGTAGATTACAATGGCGCAAGGACTTTGGAGGCCCTCACTGATTTCCTTGAGGGCAAAAGTGCTGATGAACAG GACGATGAGGAGGTCGACGAGGAAGGAGATGTCCCCGCCAAGGATGAGCTTTAA
- the Pdi gene encoding protein disulfide-isomerase isoform X1: MKTLSAVLLLASCLALSYTEEIKKDEGVLVLTKGNFKTALEENEFVLVEFYAPWCGHCKALAPEYVKAAAKLVEKGSDIKLAKVDATEETELSEEHGVRGYPTLKFFRNGKPIDYGGGRQADDIVNWLLKKTGPPAKALATVDEAKAFIEDNPVVVVGFFKDQNSPGAKQFLAAASATDDHPFGITSEDVLFTDYEASDESIILFKNFDEGKNVYEGEITEDGVTQFVTANSLPLVVDFNHETASKIFGGEIKSHLLIFLSKEAGHYDTHMEAAMAAAKGFKGQVLFVTINTDEEDHSRILEFFGMKKEEVPGLRIIKLEEDMAKYKPDTYDLSESGLTSFVQSFLDGKLKQHLLSQDVPEDWDKEPVKVLVSSNFDEVVFDKSKDVLVEFYAPWCGHCKQLAPIFDQLGEKFKEHDSILIGKMDATANELEHTKIQSFPTLKLYKKETNEAVEYNGERTLEGMSKFLETGGVYGQAAPEDDEDDEEVDEEGDVPAKDEL, translated from the exons ATGAAGACGTTGAGTGCGGTTCTCTTGTTGGCCTCTTGCCTCGCCCTTTCGTACACAGAAGAGATCAAGAAAGATGAAGGGGTTTTAGTGTTAACCAAAGGCAACTTCAAGACCGCCCTCGAGGAGAACGAGTTCGTCCTGGTCGAATTCT ATGCACCTTGGTGTGGACACTGTAAGGCTCTGGCTCCAGAGTACGTTAAGGCTGCCGCAAAACTTGTAGAGAAGGGCTCTGACATTAAACTTGCCAAGGTTGATGCTACAGAGGAAACCGAATTATCCGAAGAACACGGTGTAAGAGGTTACCCCACTCTGAAGTTCTTCCGCAACGGCAAGCCCATCGACTATGGCGGTGGACGTCAAGCCGATGACATCGTGAACTGGCTCCTCAAGAAGACCGGCCCACCAGCCAAAGCTCTGGCtacagttgatgaagctaaagccTTCATTGAAGATAACCCCGTTGTTGTTGTTGGGTTCTTCAAGGACCAGAACTCTCCTGGAGCCAAGCAGTTCTTGGCTGCTGCCTCCGCCACCGACGACCATCCCTTCGGAATCACAAGCGAAGATGTCTTGTTCACCGATTACGAAGCATCGGacgaaagcatcatcctcttcaaGAACTTCGACGAGGGAAAGAACGTTTACGAGGGAGAGATTACCGAGGATGGAGTGACTCAGTTTGTGACAGCCAACTCTCTGCCTTTGGTTGTGGACTTCAATCATGAAACTGCCTCAAAGATCTTTGGAGGAGAAATCAAATCCCACCTGTTGATCTTCCTTTCAAAGGAGGCTGGACACTATGACACACACATGGAAGCTGCCATGGCTGCTGCTAAGGGTTTCAAGGGGCAGGTTCTCTTTGTTACCATTAACACCGATGAGGAAGATCACTCTCGCATATTGGAATTCTTCGGCATGAAGAAGGAAGAG GTACCAGGCCTTCGTATTATCAAGCTCGAAGAAGATATGGCCAAGTATAAGCCTGACACTTATGACTTGAGTGAATCTGGCCTGACCAGCTTTGTCCAAAGCTTTTtggatggcaagcttaaacagcaCCTCCTTTCTCAAGACGTCCCAGAGGATTGGGACAAGGAACCAGTGAAG GTGCTGGTATCTTCCAACTTTGATGAAGTTGTATTCGACAAATCCAAGGACGTGCTAGTCGAGTTCTATGCTCCCTGGTGTGGCCACTGCAAACAGTTGGCCCCCATTTTCGATCAGTTGGGAGAGAAATTCAAAGAGCACGATTCTATATTAATCGGTAAAATGGATGCTACAGCCAACGAGTTGGAGCATACTAAGATCCAGTCATTCCCAACCCTTAAGTTGTACAAGAAAGAAACTAACGAA GCCGTTGAATATAATGGAGAGCGCACATTGGAGGGAATGTCCAAATTCTTGGAAACAGGCGGTGTGTATGGACAAGCTGCCCCCGAAGACGACGAG GACGATGAGGAGGTCGACGAGGAAGGAGATGTCCCCGCCAAGGATGAGCTTTAA